Proteins found in one Planococcus citri chromosome 2, ihPlaCitr1.1, whole genome shotgun sequence genomic segment:
- the LOC135837351 gene encoding uncharacterized protein in vnfD 5'region-like: MDWITLREQNCLYADKTAYLEHMLNASYYQPKFFLMHRPRGFGKSLFLQMAECFVRGNKSLFQGLKIHHRDNTRIKQLFHWQGRTKAKKWLKCPVIHLDFEDIAQFETMDQFKNSFSQQLKKIAKNYDLSYSDTEFDMSTFIGNILNLYEFYNCKTIILINEYDAPFRRALYNNNPELAEKIKIFITTLLDSFTINKGKMWDIQQRLVLVLALGTSRLQMDSLKDTYDDLTFDEKYAGAFGFTNEDIENFHPEVTHKFDLKNRKEFDEFTDELRNIYHGHNFAFRNSTKDVNVWNPASIVNYLDKQTFVHNWISNDSMKEIVRKLYFSQIPLKRFENLQVSKKEIQRGRTNPTIKGIPIEILMFENGYLTISTYKEGTESVTLKLPSAEIKTALESAIKKYHPAKEDYILSETSCKRELTWYLHMGDTVGTMDALKCIFNTLDQEKSGFNVTAKLIELISHTEIFYFESLKLPKDNSSLAEPGDVINVSAWFYDSSFAFKIDHCPILAIEKLIQYMDLHSDSFLKAVDNPKQVFLVGMNFTAQAGGNLDQWITIPWKNGNLMHDQIKASSETLIQELCQKIKATKNGL; the protein is encoded by the coding sequence ATGGACTGGATAACACTACGTGAGCAAAACTGCCTGTATGCAGATAAGACTGCTTACCTCGAACATATGCTAAACGCCTCCTACTACCAGCCTAAATTCTTCCTCATGCATCGTCCTCGTGGATTTGGAAAGTCTTTGTTTCTACAAATGGCGGAGTGTTTTGTTCGTGGAAACAAATCTCTATTTCaaggtttgaaaattcaccaccGAGATAATACTCGTATTAAACAATTATTTCACTGGCAGGGGCgtacaaaagcaaaaaaatggctcaaatgtCCAGTAATTCATCTTGATTTTGAAGATATCGCGCAATTTGAAACTATGGACCAGTTTAAAAATTCTTTCTCCCAACAGCTGaagaaaatcgcgaaaaattaCGATCTGTCTTACTCAGACACTGAATTTGATATGAGTACATTTATAGGCAACATTCTCAATCTCTACGAATTCTATAACTGCAAAACCATCATTCTTATTAACGAATATGATGCACCTTTCAGGCGAGCATTGTATAACAATAATCCTGAActagcagaaaaaattaaaatctttatCACTACTTTATTAGATAGTTTCACTATTAATAAGGGTAAAATGTGGGACATCCAGCAGAGGCTTGTATTAGTTCTGGCATTGGGCACTTCGAGACTCCAGATGGATAGTTTGAAAGATACTTATGATGATTTGACGTTCGATGAGAAGTATGCGGGTGCTTTTGGTTTCACAAATGAagacattgaaaatttccatcctGAAGTTACCCACAAATTCgatctgaaaaatcgaaaagaatTTGACGAATTTACTGACGAATTGAGAAATATATACCATGGTCATAATTTTGCTTTCCGGAATAGTACTAAAGATGTGAACGTGTGGAATCCAGCATCCATCGTAAATTACCTGGACAAGCAAACATTTGTACATAATTGGATCTCAAACGATTCTATGAAGGAGATAGTTCGAAAACTATATTTTTCCCAAATCCCTttgaaacgatttgaaaatttacaagtaTCGAAGAAAGAAATTCAGCGAGGACGTACTAATCCGACCATAAAGGGGATTccgattgaaattttaatgtttgaaaatgggtatttgACCATCTCAACTTACAAAGAAGGAACAGAAAGTGTCACGTTGAAGTTACCCAGTGCAGAAATCAAAACAGCTTTGGAAAGCGCAATCAAAAAATACCATCCAGCAAAGGAAGATTACATTCTGAGCGAGACCTCCTGTAAGCGAGAACTAACATGGTACCTACATATGGGTGACACAGTAGGTACAATGGATGCGTTGAAGTGTATTTTCAACACTCTTGACCAAGAGAAAAGTGGATTCAACGTGACTGCAAAATTGATTGAACTCATAAGCCACacagaaatattttatttcgaatCACTGAAATTACCAAAGGATAACTCGTCTTTAGCAGAACCAGGAGATGTCATTAATGTATCTGCTTGGTTTTATGATTCGAGCTTTGCATTCAAAATAGATCATTGTCCCATTCTTGCGATTGAAAAACTTATCCAGTATATGGACCTTCACTCAGATTCATTCTTGAAGGCAGTTGACAATCCGAAACAAGTTTTCTTGGTGGGTATGAACTTTACAGCACAAGCTGGAGGAAACCTGGATCAATGGATAACCATACCCTGGAAGAATGGTAATCTGATGCATGATCAGATCAAGGCATCATCAGAGACCTTGATACAAGAATTATGCCAGAAAATCAAGGCAACTAAAAATGGACTATAG